GCCGAAGGACCACACACAAACACGCCAGGACTTCTCTCGTACGCTGAGGTGTGCTCCAGGCTGACAGAATCCGCTGTGGGTCGTTTGAGACGTGTTGGTGATCCATCCAAGAAATATGGCGGCTATGCCTTCCAATCTTACAATGAGAACACTGGAAATGACGGAATTTGGGTCGGTTATGAGGATCCTGACACAGCTGGCAATAAGGCTGCCTACGCCAAGGCGAAAGGTTTGGGTGGTGTTCTTATCTACGATTTGTCCTTGGACGATTTCCGTGGTGTCTGCACCGGAGACAAGTACCCTATTGTCAGAGGCGCCAAATACAAGCTGTAAGAAGTTATTAAAGACTATTCGATGGACATTGAAAGAGTCGAAGGTGGCCAATTTTGGCACAGCTGAAGTATAAGTTGTGTTAGATCTGTTTTTTGATTAAGGCCGTGCCTAAAAAATGTATTTCTCAATCTTTTTGAAATTTCGATTCTAAATGACCAATGATTTTCACGCATTTGCTTCGTGTTTTTTATATTCTTCGCGTAGCTCTAGTTTTTCGTGATATGTTAAGTATTTGAAAAAAGTGCTGTATCAGAAGTGTTGTATCGAGAATAAAGATGAAACAGTTTGGCGATTAGTTCTTCCTTTCGCCAAATTCTTAGTTGTCACATTAACACTATGCCTATTGACTAATTTCAAGCTAATCTTTATTAGTGATCAGCTATTTTCGCTAGAAATGAACCAAATATagtttatatttatagaaaagtTCAGTAACTTCAAACTTCTTAGCTTCATACAGTAGGTTGCAAGGAATTTCCATAAATCTGTAGGAGGACTGATTTATATTAACATTCACATGGCGCCATTCTAGCCATAGTTACTAATTACCATAGTGCTAGAAACCAACACAACATCTTGATCGGTCGACAAGGTAGAGATTTATGAAACGTGcatgtatatatagatataatatatatatatatatttcgtgcaGTCTATGAATTCGGATAAACACATTTGCTCGGGTGTGTACGAAAGGTTTCATTGTAAATGGACTAGACTcgataaatatatcaaatgtTAGGAGTTATGGCACACGAGACACAGCTAATTCGTAGCCACTCTCATACGTAGAAACGAAACGTTCCTGAAATCTCTTGTACATTCGTAGTTTTGCATCCTCCATATTAGCTCGACGTTATTGTCGAACAGAAATCATATTCGTGCTTCGTTCGAACCCACAGCGCTTCACCAAAAACATTCGTGCAGAAACGGTTGGTACAGCGAACGCGGTGTCGTAGACATCTTTGTTCCATTTGGTTCCTGCGATCCAGTTTGTCGTTCCGCTAAATCGAGATAATTTCATTAATACCAAGGTTGAGAGGGAACAATTTACTTCATAATAATTTTTGTGATTTCTTTAACAACACACAaggtaaaatatatatttttgttaatataaaatgtgtaattATCATTTTTGTGAAATCATATCTTTCTTTTTGGGGTTATGGAAAATCGCTTTAAAGGAACGACAAATCAGAAGCAGTTGTTGCAACAACACGAACACATCCTGCAGCATAATCGTAATACTTAGAAAATACTGGGCGTGGTAGTTGGAATAGCTTACACTCTATGGTACAGTTAATAATTCGATATACAGTTTAACAGGGTTAGGGCACTCGTTACATTACggcatataatataatgaaatataatatacgtaGCGTTACAACGTACAATAACACAACGGTTATCCCTGATACTTAATCCTAATCTACTCTGACTTCGGTCCTCGTGAAGTGTTAATTCGAGCCCGTACGTAAGATTAGAAAATCCTTTTTCAAAATTGGATTTTGAAATCAATATGGAACTAAATTAATACGAAAACAACATAATTGATATAGGTAAAATGGACAAGAACGAAGTTAGTACGTAAAGATCTGGGTAGTGCAATGGGTAGTGTATTAGGCTACAATCCCTTGAGCTCTCAGATCGAATCCTAGAAATTTCTAGATTCAGTATCTCGCAGATTTTCCCTGGATTTCGATAATCTGAAAATTTCGTGGAGGAAAATTGTcatttgaaatgaaatgaaaaaaatagaaaattcctAACTCCATGAAAATCTAAGATATATCTgggaaaaagatagaaaaaactGAAAATTTCTGGAACTCATGAATTTTTCAgatcaaataaaatttgtagCTATCAATAATTCACTTTAAAGTGATTTTCGTTGTCTTCTCAACGAGCTCGACGTGATCGAGGACAGTCGAGAAGGATTCTCTAAGCAGGAACAGGGCACACTCGACGAGATTACGTTGCTGAAAGCATATCTGTGACTAGATTCAGCTCACCATGAGGTCGGACAGTGAAAAAATAAGTATGCGGAACTCTCTGACATAACTTTCTTCTATGCGTGAATACTGTGTGAAACGTTTGttatccaaaatgctctttggtGCTTCGATATtctttgaaaaaattatttcttggAAATGCAACTTTTGTGTTTGTGTCATTAAGAAACTAAGAAGCAGCAACAAGGAGACTCGTCACATTCTATTCCTTACGTTTTATTATACCGGGGATGATGTATCTGttgatttcttttttcaacTGATCGACGATAACCTCACAAATTTCGCgaaatttttttcttctttttaccagaaattaattttcatttatttgttaaataaccTTTTCAATGTTCCATTTATGAATAGTGGAATGAAAATCTTTAACGTTCATATATTTCTTAGACTCAACGATATTGTTCTACAGATAACGATATTGTCTCTGAAGATACATTATTAGTCAACGAAATGGCGCCATGTTGTCTCTTAAAAGTTTCCAAATTTGTTCAGTATTCTACTTTGAAACCTTTAACTATGATCTGTATCACTTTacttaaattttgtttaatgtcaggtaaaattaaatttttcgatTTAAATTCTGTTCAAATTCtgcttttattatttattcacaTTTAAATGGCGCGTTACGTATCTTCTGAAACAACCTGTAATAATAAATGCATATCCAGTAAATGCAGATCACGCAATTGGTCAACTCTTTGGATAAAATATCGCATTATTAAATACAGTGACGAATGTCGATAACATTTCCCTGCATAATAATCTCTCTCAAACGTTCCATAAATTTAATCAGTTAGTATTCTACTGTTTTTACAATTTCAACAAAATAATTATCAACGATTTTTGTCGATTGATATCGTTGCTATAGAAAGAAAAGGGGGGGGGGAGAGGTGTGAATTATTTTTTAGAATTTCACGCAagtatagaataaataaaatccaGAATTTTTATCAGTTTGAATGTTTCTTGGGGACGGAATTAGTCGTAAAGTACAAGCGTGTAGATGTTAGAATTTTCGATTGCGATTTTTAATTCGGCTCAATGGTGTAGTGAGATTGTTCCataaatcataaaatataaaaattaacaaaaattcattcatctataaaatatttgtcTAAACTGGATTCTTTTTAAATGGCATAAACAATCTACATTAAgcaaagaaaattttctttgcttatagatttgataaaaaaaatatttttttttcacgAATTCTGTTAATGACCATGATAAAGAATTTGacaaagaatttttattatgatgCAGAAGATGAAATTTGGGAATTTCTGCGACCAGCTACTGAAAAAGGACCCCTATTGGTTCTATTAGTTTCACACTCTGCCAGTTACTTGATTTCCAATGATATTCGATTTTTcttgaattttttcaaatattaattaatcaagCGTTTCTGTTACGATTCCACTTATCAACAATATATTTCTTCACCAGCTAATTTCttacttaaatatatttctcGATTATCATAACTATTGCACGATATGCAAAGCTTTCTAAAAATATCCATCACGTTAGAAATATTTAACCGAACAGAAATCTCACCAAGACAAAAAAGACAACGAACAATTTAAACACGTTAGTGaaaaattagtaaaaaaaagaacaaaacaaTAACAACGATAATGAATGAAAACGACACGtgatataaatgcataaataaatgATTACAATCATCTTTGTAGGGAGAAGACCGATCATAGTTCtcgaatatcatttttttttttttttttttcgttatgCTTATGCGAACTGTCTACATTAAAAACGATATAAATACCGATCTCCCCGATTTTCGGTGATTTTATCAAACTCAACAAGCGATTAATAGTACTAAGACACGAGTCACACTGAACGAAGAACTTCCTTATTATTAGCGAAATACATATCACGTGACTGGTCACGCATCTGCGTGGCCATCATCTTGGAAATCGAATCGAGCTTCGATATTAAACCCGTGCTCGGGAGGAGAGCCTACctttttcgaataaatttcaattGTTTATTCATTATACGACGATTGTTTATTCATCGAAAACCAACTATACGCCCCGAATGTTTTAAAATTACCAATTAATTTTGTCCTACCTAGCGGAGCCTTCCtatataagaaaaagaaaaaaaaaagaaaaaaggaacggTCCAGATCGTGTTGCAGGACCTTTTCTTCTCATAACTGTGGGGCTCCATCTTCTAGAAAGCTCCTCCAACAAGCACCAATCTCTTCAACTTCATTCCAACAATCCCTTAACGCGTGTCTCTACATGACAGAACACCGTGTGACATTGTACCTAGTATCTTGGTCCACATTGTTCACGCTGAGTACGCGCAGCAGCCTCTCCGTGTCTTTGCACGCATGTCTACTGGTCTGCTGCTGCTTCATCAGCATCATCGGCGTCTTCTTCTTCGGCCTCTTCTTGGTCTGCGGCAAAGTCAGCTCGAGCATCTGCTCGAGTCTCAGCCGGATAGGCCAGCCGGTCTCCTTGTAGTCGTCCTCTTCGTACGTGGACTCGCTGGCCTTCTGTAAGGTCTGGAAGGCATAGTTCATAGGCAACAGCTTTCTAGGTTGAGCGAAGGAGTCGTGAACTCGAACTGGACGAGCCAGGGAAGATCTCTTCTTGGCTGGGGTCAGAGGCAACGGCTGGGTCTTCGTCGACCTGGCTAAATTGCTGGTTTTGGTGTTCTTGAGAACTCTGGTCTCGTCCAAACGAGCCAATATCTTAGCGTTCTCCTTCAGTGATGAAGAGTTTATGGAATTGGTCACTCGATAATTGCCCATAGTGCTTTTTGCGACCAGACTGTTGTTCTTCGTGCTTTTCACTAGTTTTAGGTTATTGTTGTTGATCGCAGTGATGCTGGGATTGTTGTTGTTGGCAACAGTGGTCACGTGGCGACACTGTTCGGCACACTGTAGGCAATCGTAGTATTTCTCGACCGCGTTACGTCGTGCTGAAGCGGAGAATCGTTCGCGAAGGTTCGCGCGATTCTGGCGCTCGCCTGGTTGGCGAGGCTGTTGTCACACCTCCTGAAGATACTTCAAGGGGCACAGAGTTTCCCTGTACAGCACCTCGCCCTCTTTGCCCGTGTGGTCCGCTGATCTCACGTCCGCGGCGCAACGAACCATCGCTACGCCATCTACCTCCTCGCCAACCTGAATCACGATCTAGGGAAGAGTTCGCATAAATAGATTGCGTTGATGATACAGTATTATGGTGGATTATCAAGTGCATGTATTTAACATATGATACATCATGACAAAGGCAAGATTCCTATCAATTAATGGGCGAATAAAATTGTAGGATTTGACTTGGAAAACATGACGTGTATGTGCATAATAGGAGAAGGACCCTAGACTTTGAAATACCTAGGGCTATCGTAGTACATGTAGTATTGTAGTTGTTAAAAAGGATCTTGGCTCGGATTTGGTTCGTTCTCATTGAAACAAAAGTATACAAAGGattgacaataaaataataaggaTTACAATAATGTGAAGGTTACTTTGCGCATAATTGTGTGccttataatatataaaaggaATACCTGGTCACGTAGTAGGGTAATCTGGTCAGTTAATTGTAAGTTGCGAGTGACCTGAAGCGTCTTCTGCCCAGACTCCACTCGCATAACGtatgcactggggaagtaaccCACTCGGCCTCCCAAACACTTCCCTTTCCACCAGTCCTTCTCTGATTTATCAATTACTGTCACTTTGTAGCCAGCTCTGCGAAACGATTAGGTTTCAACTATTAGTAGACACGTCAAAGAGGCCTGTTCTTTTCCCAGTTCAATTTGCTATCCTCGCATCTTAAGCAAGAGGCaaacgaatgaaaataattcaAAGATTGAAAAGAGTCCCTAAGACGAATAGACAGCAGATTGAACAATCCTAGTTACTTTTCTATGTCCTAACTCAGGTCTCGctcaaattattttaattttttaaattcttattcTATGTAATTCCTATGTAACTTTTAAACAATCTTCGATTATATAAGGTATACAAAGTATAGTATTCGTGATGGTATTTAGTAGGCGAAATTCTCCAGTACATAGAAACGTATAAGTAACCGCGGTCTATTAACTGAGTGATTATCATTGAATGATTACTTCAAGTCCAACTCGTCCCGATGTCGCGCCTCGAAGTTGTACAGCACCACATATAAATTATTAGGAGGTAGAACACGTTTTCCAGGTGGATTCACGTGATTCTGATTGTTAGTGTGCGGCGAGGGGCAAGGAGAGGTGCTCGCCGATGAGtacgatttttcattttcatctgGCAGCTCCATGCTGGACATCCTGATGGCCCCCCTAATGTGCTTGTGGACGCTGTGGCCCTGGCCTGGACTACATGGCGCTGCAATCGAGTCGTTCAAACcatgaatgatatttttaaccTTTTCGAGACTAATTATCTCCAGCTCTGCGCTATACTTTCAAGTCTGACTAATTTCATGATCTCGCCATATCTCTTCTATCAAGGAAATCCAGTAATTGATCAATACTCACATAATCTGTTGATGCTTCCACTGTCAGAATGTCTGGGTGGCGTGGACTCTCTTTGGCCGCCGGTATAGTAATCACGTGGACGATGTCGAACGTGAGCGGTGCCCTCCGGAGAATCCAAGCTGAGACTCTTCATCCTTAGGTTCAGTCTCTCGCGTCTACGTTGTGGACTATGCGGCGCTTCATGTTCCATAATGAGCGATCATAGCAAGTTAGCCTTTGAGGTTAGCTCGTAGCTCGACATTGACGCCATTTTACAAAGCAGTGTTATTTTTCCATTctgtttctcgtttcttttttctagttTATAAGCGGATAGTTAGAATAGAGAGAAGTTAGAGAGAGTTTGCTTGCAGGAAGAAACACGAACATCTTGTCAGCAAGATGTACCTACCTACTCTTCTCGCTTTTTGAGGTTATATCTGTCATCGAAGCTCGCTGTAATGATGTATCGTTACAGCGAAAAGCTCCCGGctttttttcttaaattaaacGGAGTTTAGGTAGAGATAGAGCAAGCTTGACAAGTTTCTACGATTCAGAGACAATCTCTTTTTCTCACGAAAGTGTTAATTtcggaaaaataataaaaggtaaagtaaagtaaaccaaggcgaaagaaaattataaaaaaaaaagaaagaaatttcagAATCTCAGATTTTTTAAGGAAATTCAGTTAGCAGTGTAGAACGAAAAAGTGGACAATACACGATTTTCAACAAAATTCGAATCCACACGTCGATATATGCGTGCAAGAAAATTGCAATATGCACACGTACACATAGATATGCAAGTGGAGGCTCGTAATTTTTGATCAATTCCCAATAGAGACAACAGGTTTCCATACATTTTCATTCTGACAAATGTACTCATTTGGCGTCAACGTCGAGACCGGAAATCAACACATACAACGAGACAGGAACACCATATAGATATACGGTAACATTACGAATGCACACAAAGAAAGTATTTCTCTCACCAGGCGATAAACTTAACTAGTATACGATACTTTTTAacacagaaaataattttatataaaaaataaaacaaaaatgataaaaaaaggtaaaaaaggcaaaagaaaaaaaaatgggacACGACTCGCGCATCAAGAAGTGAAAGCATAGGAAATCGCAGGAGagaacatttttatttacaatatttacatgaTTTCTCCCTTGtactaatttttcttctttttcattgaCTTCGAGTTCGTTTTTTTCGCGCAATACTTCCTACTTCATGTCCGTTCTTCCCCTACTTTTGTGTACATTTTCACCATACTTTCAAGATTCGTACTTTTCGATTTTCTCTCTGAGGAGATAATCTCTTAGAGAAAGAAAGCTGGGAAATTAAAATGCGGAATAATGTTTAATAACTCGGATTCGaataattatacattttttttttcgttgtaGTTTTTTTTCGAATTTCGTGACAAAACAATCCCAGATTCGACAATCGTGTTAATCATTTTGATCTTCAAAGGGAACTAGGCTAATTGCGATAATAGTTACTTAAGTGATTGGAAATTGCTCTGAAGTAATCTTGTAGTGAGTCCTTACCTTTACGGCGCGGTCTTTTTTGACACAACCTGTACGTAAACGATAAAAATTCTGCGAATAATTGGCGCCAATATAGGGATTTTTCTGCTATTTGGTCATGCTgaatttaggaataaatatctTACATACTTAAACTGGGCGAAAATAAAAAGTGTTTGTAAGTTTCTATAACGAGAAAATTAAACAATACCATTCAGCaattcaaaatatttctcatttacAACTACTTTTTCAACGATactcaaataaaaaattgttcacTATTGAATCGGGGAAATTTGCATTAGCAATTCCACCTTTCCAATCTTGCAATTCTACGGAAAAGAGCGACTGTGGGTGGGTTCGCAGAAATAAATGATCAACTCCTTCGTCAAATGCTGGTTGAATGGATGAAcaataaatttacaattttatactcTACATATTGTCAATTCCAAACGTTGTTCCGGTCCTTACACGGAAAAAGTTTAGGCGCAAACAAGTTGTATAAGTTAAGTGAAGAGAACTTTGTACGCAATTCCAACGTTCGTTCACTTTAGCGCAATTCCAGCAAACTTCTTCGATTCGTGCGTAAACAAAGGTACTCGGAAAAACAAAATTGTATACATAAAAGTCGATCGATATTCGCTTTCCTTGAAACAGGATCGAGCAATTTCACCTTCGATTCCTCGACAATTTCAAACTGCCTCTCTAATTTCACACAAAATTGAAACCAATCGATTTATACTTCGAAGTTGTATATTTCAATGCCGCGCAACTTCAGCAATTCCAGCGAGTAACACGTACACGTATCACGTCACGATATATAAACGAGAACCGCACATATCAATTTCACCCATTGGATTTTCACAATCGCAATTCCATCCCCATACCCTAGCAATTCCACGTTTTCAGCCCGTTCACGAGCGTTTCACCATCTAAAACCTACTCCACAGTCCACAACTAGTAATTATAGATCACGAGTCGCTAGATTTCAGTTCCTAGAAGCTTTAAATCCATTTTTTTCGAAACGCAGATCGCTTAAGCGACGCGCGTCCAGTTCAAAGGTCATCGTTTTTTGTTGGAGCCATGGTAAGAACGTTCGGGTGTCCTTTGCGAAGAGGTCGAAGGTTTCTCTTGGGTCATCAACACCAGTGGCTGCCCGAATGGTCTGGTTCCCGACATTGATCCACCGCTGCCCCGTCCTGGTCAATGGAATTGCAACGATTCCGAGATGATTTCGCCTTGATATGTTTTCTCACGCGCTTTCCACTCCAATTGT
This genomic stretch from Bombus vancouverensis nearcticus chromosome 16, iyBomVanc1_principal, whole genome shotgun sequence harbors:
- the LOC117161203 gene encoding uncharacterized protein LOC117161203, whose product is MGNYRVTNSINSSSLKENAKILARLDETRVLKNTKTSNLARSTKTQPLPLTPAKKRSSLARPVRVHDSFAQPRKLLPMNYAFQTLQKASESTYEEDDYKETGWPIRLRLEQMLELTLPQTKKRPKKKTPMMLMKQQQTSRHACKDTERLLRVLSVNNVDQDTSGTTNWIAGTKWNKDVYDTAFAVPTVSARMFLVKRCGFERSTNMISVRQ